Proteins encoded in a region of the Paenibacillus sp. W2I17 genome:
- a CDS encoding WXG100 family type VII secretion target: MRIRVEPDVLRALSKQIQYAAEQIQQKMTVLDQAIHSLEWEVESRAAVMNEWNHSKRLGEDALRRLMDLSVQLGRKALLFQQADMEYRSVLSHVNTAYGNAVNMLNVLQNNRTGEIMPAHSATVAVVSDPLSAMAAVYRVQDAAPPDGSPATLVQAMQPEPVAWRFTDPSFRGRRGTEPVVS, translated from the coding sequence ATGCGCATTCGTGTGGAACCGGATGTGCTTCGGGCACTGAGCAAGCAGATTCAGTATGCAGCGGAGCAAATACAGCAAAAGATGACAGTGTTGGATCAGGCGATTCATTCGCTGGAGTGGGAGGTTGAATCCCGCGCAGCGGTGATGAATGAATGGAATCACAGTAAACGACTGGGCGAGGATGCGCTGCGTCGATTAATGGACTTAAGCGTACAGCTGGGACGCAAAGCGTTGTTATTCCAGCAGGCAGACATGGAGTATCGTTCCGTGCTGAGTCATGTGAACACAGCCTATGGTAATGCGGTCAATATGCTGAATGTTCTTCAGAACAATCGTACAGGAGAAATCATGCCTGCACATTCTGCAACTGTAGCTGTAGTATCCGATCCCCTTTCCGCAATGGCGGCCGTATATCGTGTACAGGATGCCGCTCCGCCTGATGGCTCCCCGGCTACACTGGTGCAGGCTATGCAGCCTGAGCCTGTAGCATGGAGATTCACAGATCCTTCCTTTCGGGGAAGAAGAGGGACCGAGCCTGTGGTTTCCTGA
- a CDS encoding SDR family NAD(P)-dependent oxidoreductase produces MTQHNGKSRFQGKVAIITGAGSGIGKATAVKLAKEGAHVALFDLVNDRISETEAEINALHPGAARAFDVDISDPARVEKAVLETVELFGGLDIVFANAGINGVSAPIEEIQVEDWQQIITTNLNGTFFTIKYALPHVKKRGGGSIIITSSINGNQRFSSFGMSAYSTSKAGQVAFAKMAALELAKFKIRVNVICPGAIATNIDQSTVKTDDLQQIIIPMEFPEGQQPLADGPGQPEHVADLVSFLASSESRHITGAEIVIDGAESLLS; encoded by the coding sequence ATGACACAACATAACGGCAAGTCACGGTTCCAAGGCAAGGTTGCGATTATTACCGGAGCAGGCTCCGGGATTGGGAAAGCCACTGCGGTCAAGCTGGCTAAAGAGGGTGCACATGTTGCATTGTTTGATCTGGTGAATGATCGGATCTCGGAAACGGAAGCAGAGATTAATGCGCTGCACCCCGGTGCGGCAAGAGCATTTGATGTGGACATTTCCGACCCGGCACGTGTGGAAAAAGCTGTACTGGAAACCGTTGAGTTATTCGGCGGTTTGGATATTGTTTTTGCCAATGCGGGCATTAACGGTGTCTCGGCACCCATTGAGGAAATTCAGGTTGAAGATTGGCAGCAGATTATTACAACCAACCTGAATGGTACATTTTTCACGATTAAATATGCATTGCCTCACGTGAAAAAACGGGGTGGCGGCAGTATCATCATCACGAGTTCGATTAATGGCAATCAACGCTTCTCTAGCTTTGGCATGTCGGCGTACAGCACGTCCAAGGCAGGACAGGTTGCTTTTGCCAAGATGGCTGCGCTTGAGCTGGCGAAGTTCAAGATACGTGTGAACGTGATCTGCCCAGGAGCGATTGCGACAAATATCGATCAAAGTACGGTCAAAACGGATGATCTGCAGCAGATCATTATTCCGATGGAGTTCCCGGAAGGACAGCAGCCGCTTGCGGACGGGCCGGGTCAGCCGGAACATGTTGCCGATCTGGTAAGCTTCCTCGCATCGTCCGAATCCAGACATATTACCGGAGCAGAGATCGTCATTGATGGTGCCGAGTCATTGCTCAGCTAA
- the hrpB gene encoding ATP-dependent helicase HrpB: MHIELPIQEIIPELRQLFRDQDTGVLIAEPGAGKTTVVPLALLEEPWVAGRKIIMLEPRRLAARSAASRMAATLGEKAGQTVGYRVRMDTRVSQGTRIEVVTEGVLTRMLQQDQGLEDTAMIIFDEFHERHLHGDLGLALALESRAMLRPDLKLLVMSATLDPVPVCALLGEGTKSIHCPGRTFPVETRYVPRPAAMPLEQFTAQTVNKALAEQEGDVLVFLPGAREIHRTERELSNGSLPGHVKVHALYGSMPVEQQDEAIRPAAEGSRKVVLSTSIAESSLTLAGVKIVVDAGLSRASAFSPRTGMSRLVTLPVSKASADQRRGRAGRIAPGVCYRLWSEEVHGGLPEAARPEITSADLAPLALELAVWGVHSPAELQWLDTPPDAAYGQAQALLRQLGGLDDAGRITPFGRRMNTLGVHPRLASMLLRAAELGLASYASMLAALLQEPAGLRSSGSAGAGTDLRPRVEALLTADSSGMPQAAAAVADGAAVRRMLQESRQLRSALGPAADPVRPDEDSCGLLLSFVYPDRIGQRREDGRYLLSSGRGVRLAATESLSRSAYLVAAEADDQGADARILLAAPLQEQTLLQAGQHLLQNEVQVAWDSNTRSVRAHKRLRIGALVIKESSIAQPPEDQVLEALLTGIRMEGLECLPWTKTSKQLADRLRFLHLHLPEWPDLIEDDLTEELAEHLTPYLTGMRSAADLKRLSMQDVLLGGLSWTQRQQLDDEAPTHIQVPSGSRIPVDYSRPEDPALAVRLQEMFGQQETPRIAGGRVPLTIHLLSPAQRPVQVTRDLANFWRETYFDVKKDLKGRYPKHYWPENPLEAVATNRAKPRGK, from the coding sequence ATGCATATAGAGTTACCGATACAAGAGATTATTCCTGAGTTAAGACAGTTATTTCGGGATCAAGATACAGGTGTGTTAATTGCAGAGCCGGGGGCGGGAAAAACGACGGTTGTACCGCTGGCTTTGCTGGAGGAGCCGTGGGTTGCGGGACGGAAAATCATTATGCTGGAACCCCGAAGGCTGGCTGCGCGTTCGGCTGCATCGAGAATGGCGGCTACTCTAGGGGAAAAGGCGGGTCAGACTGTAGGATATCGTGTACGCATGGATACCCGGGTGAGTCAGGGGACACGCATTGAAGTTGTGACGGAAGGCGTATTGACCCGGATGTTGCAGCAGGACCAGGGTCTTGAGGATACGGCGATGATTATATTTGATGAATTCCATGAGCGGCATCTACATGGGGACTTGGGCTTGGCCCTGGCATTGGAATCCCGAGCGATGTTACGTCCAGATCTGAAATTGCTGGTGATGTCGGCGACCCTTGATCCTGTTCCCGTCTGTGCATTGCTTGGCGAAGGTACAAAATCAATTCATTGTCCGGGACGCACGTTTCCGGTGGAAACACGATATGTACCGAGACCAGCAGCCATGCCACTGGAACAATTCACGGCTCAGACGGTGAACAAGGCATTAGCTGAACAGGAGGGGGACGTGCTTGTTTTCCTTCCAGGGGCTAGAGAGATACACCGTACAGAGCGGGAGTTATCGAATGGTTCTCTTCCTGGACATGTGAAAGTTCATGCCCTGTATGGCAGTATGCCGGTGGAACAACAGGATGAGGCCATACGCCCGGCGGCTGAGGGTTCGCGCAAAGTTGTGTTGTCCACCTCCATTGCGGAATCCAGTCTTACACTCGCTGGAGTTAAGATTGTGGTAGATGCAGGGCTGAGTCGTGCTTCGGCATTCTCACCCCGTACGGGTATGAGCCGGCTTGTCACCCTGCCGGTGTCCAAGGCGTCAGCCGATCAACGGCGGGGGCGTGCAGGGCGAATTGCCCCGGGAGTGTGTTACCGGCTATGGAGCGAAGAGGTTCATGGGGGACTGCCTGAGGCAGCTCGCCCGGAGATCACCTCCGCGGATCTTGCGCCGCTGGCGCTGGAGCTTGCCGTCTGGGGTGTCCATTCCCCAGCAGAGCTGCAATGGCTGGACACCCCGCCTGACGCCGCCTACGGCCAGGCACAGGCGCTGCTGCGCCAGCTGGGCGGCCTGGACGACGCAGGCCGCATCACGCCCTTCGGGCGGCGGATGAACACGCTTGGCGTGCATCCGCGACTGGCCAGCATGTTGCTCCGCGCAGCGGAGCTTGGGCTGGCCAGCTACGCCAGCATGCTGGCGGCACTGCTGCAGGAGCCTGCCGGCCTCCGCAGCAGTGGCAGTGCAGGCGCGGGCACGGACCTTCGCCCGCGCGTAGAGGCGCTGCTGACCGCGGACAGCAGCGGCATGCCGCAAGCGGCAGCGGCTGTCGCAGACGGCGCGGCCGTGCGGCGCATGCTCCAGGAGAGCCGCCAGCTGCGCTCGGCGCTCGGCCCGGCGGCCGATCCGGTACGGCCGGATGAGGACAGCTGCGGATTGCTGCTGTCCTTCGTCTATCCGGACCGGATCGGGCAACGCCGGGAGGACGGCCGCTATCTGCTGAGCAGCGGCCGCGGCGTACGGCTCGCAGCGACAGAATCGCTGAGCCGTTCAGCGTATCTGGTCGCAGCCGAGGCAGACGACCAGGGCGCAGATGCTCGCATCCTGCTGGCTGCGCCGCTGCAGGAGCAGACCTTGTTGCAGGCGGGTCAGCACTTGCTTCAGAATGAAGTGCAAGTGGCCTGGGATTCCAATACACGCAGCGTGCGCGCACATAAGAGACTTCGTATTGGAGCCCTTGTGATTAAAGAGAGCAGTATTGCACAGCCACCTGAAGATCAGGTGCTGGAAGCACTGTTAACCGGAATACGAATGGAAGGGCTGGAATGTCTGCCCTGGACAAAAACATCCAAACAACTTGCGGACAGGCTGCGGTTCCTGCATCTCCATCTACCTGAGTGGCCCGACCTGATCGAAGATGATTTGACCGAAGAGTTGGCAGAACATCTTACCCCTTATCTGACAGGCATGCGTTCGGCAGCCGACTTGAAGAGATTGTCGATGCAGGATGTATTACTGGGTGGATTGAGCTGGACGCAACGACAACAACTGGACGATGAAGCACCGACGCATATACAGGTGCCCAGTGGTTCTCGTATTCCCGTGGACTACAGTCGTCCAGAGGACCCGGCGCTGGCGGTAAGATTACAGGAGATGTTTGGACAACAGGAGACACCGCGTATAGCGGGTGGGCGAGTCCCGTTGACCATCCACCTATTATCACCGGCTCAGCGACCTGTACAGGTCACACGAGACTTGGCGAATTTCTGGCGAGAGACGTACTTTGACGTCAAAAAAGATCTGAAAGGTCGATATCCGAAGCACTACTGGCCGGAGAATCCACTTGAAGCGGTCGCCACAAATCGGGCCAAACCACGGGGCAAATAG
- a CDS encoding general stress protein, protein MQKKIVGVFNTEREASQAIEGLKAQGFTSDEISVVTQDRDELKAIREETGTKAPEGVAAGAATGGVLGGVAGLLAGIGALAIPGIGPILAAGPIAAAFTGAAVGAGAGGLVGGLVGLGIPEEDAKQYEEYVQNGKILLLVDSTDRDSDVYDVFSGNSQLNRDRAEAAHRGDVPAERPDLDMEERRLEAQTKATRFGNNTFL, encoded by the coding sequence ATGCAGAAGAAAATCGTAGGTGTGTTTAATACAGAACGTGAAGCATCGCAGGCTATCGAGGGTCTGAAAGCACAAGGATTCACTTCAGACGAAATCTCCGTTGTTACACAGGATCGGGATGAACTGAAGGCCATTCGGGAAGAGACAGGTACCAAAGCCCCTGAAGGCGTGGCTGCTGGTGCAGCAACAGGTGGTGTCCTTGGTGGCGTAGCCGGTCTGCTCGCAGGTATCGGTGCACTAGCCATACCCGGCATAGGACCGATTCTGGCCGCAGGCCCTATCGCAGCAGCATTTACCGGTGCAGCTGTGGGTGCAGGAGCTGGCGGATTGGTGGGTGGACTTGTGGGTCTTGGTATTCCGGAAGAGGACGCTAAACAGTATGAGGAGTATGTACAGAATGGTAAAATCCTGCTGCTCGTAGATTCTACGGATCGGGACTCCGATGTGTACGATGTGTTCAGTGGCAACAGCCAGCTTAACCGAGACAGAGCCGAAGCAGCTCATCGCGGAGATGTGCCAGCCGAACGTCCGGATCTGGATATGGAAGAACGCAGATTGGAAGCTCAAACCAAGGCAACGCGATTCGGTAACAATACATTCCTGTAA
- a CDS encoding vWA domain-containing protein produces MNYTIQASQRTPALIIYLIDISASMNMVLENRRRIDVVYDALSLAIRQMVFRSTKGNRLTPRYRIAILAYSDDVYDLLNGIKGIDEIAAVGSLPDLTPRRFSDSAKAFLQAEKILQAEIPNMQDCPAPLVCHMTDGVATGEDPEPIAKRIMGMSVPDGNVLVENIFISDHLLEGPIAEPRRWKGISSETNLQDEHGEKLRNMSSVLPESYREMLVEADYLLAPGALMMLPGTCAELVSIGFQMSAATPVR; encoded by the coding sequence ATGAACTACACGATTCAAGCATCACAGCGTACACCTGCACTTATTATATATTTAATTGATATTAGCGCCTCCATGAACATGGTTCTGGAAAATCGTCGACGGATTGACGTCGTCTATGATGCCCTATCTCTCGCGATCCGCCAAATGGTATTTCGCTCTACAAAGGGAAATCGTCTGACACCTCGCTATCGTATAGCCATATTGGCTTACAGCGATGATGTATATGACTTGTTGAACGGAATCAAAGGGATTGACGAGATCGCTGCCGTTGGTTCTTTGCCTGATCTGACTCCGAGACGGTTTTCAGATTCTGCGAAGGCTTTCCTGCAGGCGGAAAAGATTCTACAGGCCGAAATTCCGAATATGCAGGATTGTCCTGCGCCACTTGTATGCCACATGACCGATGGGGTAGCCACAGGTGAAGATCCCGAACCTATTGCAAAAAGAATCATGGGGATGAGTGTACCTGACGGCAATGTGTTGGTGGAGAATATTTTTATATCGGATCATCTGCTTGAAGGACCAATTGCTGAACCCAGAAGATGGAAGGGAATCTCTTCGGAAACGAATCTACAGGATGAGCATGGAGAGAAGCTGCGGAATATGTCATCCGTCCTGCCCGAAAGTTATCGGGAAATGCTTGTTGAAGCTGATTATTTGCTTGCACCCGGTGCACTCATGATGCTGCCAGGTACATGTGCAGAATTGGTATCAATCGGGTTCCAGATGTCCGCTGCTACGCCTGTGAGATAG
- a CDS encoding WXG100 family type VII secretion target, with product MAGRILVTPEQLDQVSNQFKQSGEQSQQIVSTLTQSITSMEGQWEGMTKQRFFQEFQEASKQMQSFVQTLNSISAELTAIANKFRTADQAR from the coding sequence ATGGCAGGACGTATTTTAGTTACCCCAGAGCAGCTTGATCAGGTTTCCAACCAATTTAAACAAAGCGGTGAGCAAAGTCAGCAAATCGTATCTACATTGACTCAATCCATCACAAGCATGGAAGGACAATGGGAAGGTATGACAAAGCAACGCTTCTTCCAAGAGTTCCAAGAAGCTAGCAAACAAATGCAATCATTCGTTCAAACGCTGAACAGCATCAGCGCTGAACTTACAGCTATTGCTAACAAATTCCGTACAGCTGACCAAGCTCGTTAA
- a CDS encoding ribonuclease, with protein sequence MKKLISTALLALLLTFVFLTGSQFTPVAQQKASAATCTIINTFTGVANYLSANGTLPCNFITKSQATGLGWVASKGNLAVVAPGKSIGGDTFGNREGLLPSASGRTWREADINYTSGFRNSDRIVYSNDGLIYKTTDHYASFTRLK encoded by the coding sequence ATGAAAAAGTTGATATCTACCGCATTACTGGCATTGTTGTTAACGTTTGTTTTCCTCACAGGTTCACAGTTCACTCCAGTCGCACAGCAGAAGGCATCTGCTGCAACATGTACCATCATCAATACGTTTACGGGTGTAGCTAACTATTTGAGTGCAAACGGAACGTTGCCATGTAACTTTATTACCAAATCACAGGCAACAGGACTTGGCTGGGTAGCGTCAAAAGGAAACTTGGCTGTAGTTGCTCCTGGGAAAAGCATCGGTGGGGACACATTTGGCAATCGGGAAGGGCTTCTGCCTTCGGCCAGCGGACGTACATGGCGCGAAGCGGATATTAACTATACTTCCGGCTTCCGTAATTCGGATCGGATTGTGTACTCCAATGATGGGCTCATCTACAAAACGACAGATCACTATGCATCATTTACACGTTTGAAATAG
- a CDS encoding barstar family protein yields the protein MNTVILDGEDFASSAELHQQLKDKLKLPDFYGGNLDALWDCLTGTIELPLELKWTNYLISEERLGNEAGRVRDLMLEVQAEQSGFQLLVEK from the coding sequence ATGAATACCGTGATTCTGGATGGAGAAGACTTTGCGAGTAGCGCTGAACTTCATCAACAATTAAAGGATAAGCTGAAGCTGCCGGATTTTTATGGGGGTAATCTCGACGCTCTGTGGGATTGCCTGACGGGTACGATTGAACTTCCACTAGAGCTAAAATGGACCAACTACCTAATCAGCGAAGAACGATTAGGGAATGAAGCAGGCCGGGTACGTGATTTGATGTTGGAGGTTCAGGCTGAACAGTCTGGATTTCAATTGCTTGTTGAGAAGTAG
- a CDS encoding acyltransferase, whose translation MPRKERITEIESLRGIAFGAVVLQHSIAHYSVVPETRLEDGVLLAILLMLSKFAVPLFIFITGMVLFYNTGDKLNYGQFMRKRVTDVIVPYLIWSLIYFTLAPRGWTGFGWNDIPDLSLKLLTGKTTSHFWYIIMLIQFYLLFPLFLRAIRYVYNRYEAKGRLIALLISGVVYLVLADQLRNIAKFMERVNIPVLTDAFTTYADRNFLYFFIYFVLGAAAGLSVQHWNEWIHRLRWIYWTVFIVLGLRFTYLLMLEFQKPEGIKITFYTVSLIRPDMALFLIASIMVMYQLAGKLHNLRATRLLGWIGGVSYGGYLMHMLMLRYSYIPDELFYVAMGWNPVVRMIITWLLALTLSCVLTWLISRVSWGKWIVGTVPKPARNK comes from the coding sequence ATGCCTCGCAAAGAACGAATTACAGAAATAGAGAGCTTAAGGGGAATTGCCTTTGGAGCAGTGGTTCTCCAGCATTCCATCGCACATTACTCTGTGGTGCCGGAAACGAGACTGGAGGATGGCGTGTTACTGGCCATACTGCTGATGCTCTCCAAATTTGCAGTTCCTTTATTCATATTCATAACAGGGATGGTGCTGTTTTATAACACGGGAGACAAGCTGAATTATGGCCAGTTCATGAGAAAAAGAGTAACCGACGTCATTGTGCCTTATCTGATCTGGTCACTCATTTATTTTACACTTGCACCACGGGGCTGGACCGGATTTGGATGGAATGACATCCCAGACCTAAGCTTGAAGTTGCTTACGGGCAAAACGACTTCACACTTTTGGTACATCATTATGCTGATCCAGTTTTATCTGCTATTTCCGCTCTTCTTGCGTGCCATTCGTTATGTATATAACCGATATGAGGCCAAGGGGCGCTTGATCGCATTATTGATTTCTGGTGTGGTGTATCTTGTACTTGCGGATCAATTAAGAAACATCGCCAAGTTCATGGAACGGGTGAATATCCCGGTGCTGACAGATGCTTTTACAACGTATGCAGACCGCAATTTCCTCTATTTCTTTATTTATTTTGTACTTGGTGCAGCAGCGGGGTTATCCGTCCAGCACTGGAATGAATGGATTCATCGATTGCGCTGGATATACTGGACAGTGTTTATTGTTCTGGGTCTGCGGTTTACTTATTTATTAATGCTGGAGTTTCAGAAGCCGGAAGGAATCAAAATTACATTCTACACAGTCAGCTTGATCCGCCCTGATATGGCACTCTTTCTGATCGCTTCCATTATGGTCATGTACCAGCTGGCCGGGAAACTGCATAACCTCAGGGCTACACGATTGCTGGGATGGATTGGTGGTGTATCGTATGGCGGTTATCTAATGCATATGTTGATGCTTCGGTATAGCTACATTCCGGATGAGTTGTTTTACGTTGCTATGGGCTGGAACCCTGTCGTCCGAATGATCATCACCTGGTTGTTGGCTCTTACATTATCGTGTGTACTGACATGGCTTATCTCGCGTGTAAGCTGGGGCAAATGGATTGTGGGGACTGTACCCAAGCCTGCTCGTAATAAATGA
- a CDS encoding YidH family protein codes for MIHISLTDKDVTTTDSKYVQQHLANERTFLAWVRTGIAMAGIGFLAAGFGFNSSAYDRLAHIAAIITGITSLIGGISIIVYSAAAYHRKRTQINEQTFQASTGLIRFLTMMLLVIGLALAVLLYVLLFPA; via the coding sequence TTGATTCACATTTCTTTAACAGACAAAGATGTAACCACTACTGATTCCAAGTATGTCCAACAACATCTGGCTAACGAGCGAACTTTTCTGGCCTGGGTACGCACCGGTATTGCCATGGCGGGCATTGGCTTTCTTGCTGCCGGATTTGGTTTCAATTCATCGGCGTATGATCGGCTTGCACATATTGCGGCGATTATTACCGGTATCACTTCTCTGATTGGCGGTATATCCATCATTGTGTATTCGGCAGCAGCGTATCATCGGAAGCGTACACAAATCAATGAACAGACGTTTCAGGCATCGACCGGATTAATCCGGTTTCTTACCATGATGCTACTGGTGATTGGACTCGCTTTGGCTGTACTGTTATATGTATTGTTATTCCCTGCTTGA
- a CDS encoding Gfo/Idh/MocA family protein, producing MNRQLQWGVLGTSTIAKNAVIPAIQQSERGEVLAIASRSKEKAETLAEELGIARSYGSYEELIADPDIEAIYIPLPNHMHKEWTIKAAQAGKHVLCEKPAALNADESAEMIEVCHQHGVLFAEAIMYRYHPKHRRVQEIIASGEIGIVRAIHGNFTCNTADDKENVRFKREMGGGSLFDLGVYPISAARMYLGQEPEAVTVHALFSDEHDGVDMMASGLVEFPNSVALTFDCGMWASGRAEMEILGTEGRIELPKVFGWENSDIPPQIIVHTDSVSREERVSVSNSYVLQVETFATAVLDGAALPFSPENTIQNMRVIDACLESARTRQRVQLID from the coding sequence ATGAACAGACAGTTACAGTGGGGTGTACTCGGTACGTCAACCATTGCCAAAAATGCAGTCATTCCGGCGATACAGCAGTCCGAACGTGGTGAGGTGTTGGCGATTGCCAGCCGTAGTAAGGAAAAAGCGGAAACCCTTGCTGAAGAACTCGGCATTGCCAGATCGTATGGCAGTTATGAAGAGCTCATCGCTGATCCGGACATTGAAGCCATCTATATTCCTTTGCCTAACCATATGCACAAAGAATGGACCATCAAAGCGGCACAGGCTGGCAAACACGTGTTGTGTGAGAAACCGGCTGCCCTGAATGCAGATGAATCGGCAGAAATGATTGAGGTATGTCATCAGCATGGTGTTCTTTTTGCAGAAGCGATTATGTATCGATATCATCCCAAGCACAGACGTGTGCAAGAGATTATAGCTAGTGGAGAGATTGGCATCGTCAGAGCCATCCATGGAAACTTTACCTGTAATACCGCTGATGACAAGGAAAATGTAAGGTTCAAAAGAGAGATGGGCGGCGGATCATTATTCGATCTTGGCGTGTATCCGATCTCGGCAGCCCGGATGTATCTGGGACAGGAACCGGAAGCGGTGACAGTACACGCTCTATTCTCGGACGAGCATGATGGCGTGGATATGATGGCGTCAGGACTGGTAGAATTTCCGAATTCGGTAGCTTTAACTTTTGACTGTGGTATGTGGGCTTCAGGTCGAGCGGAGATGGAGATTCTCGGGACGGAAGGGCGGATTGAACTGCCAAAAGTATTTGGCTGGGAGAACAGTGATATTCCACCTCAGATTATTGTGCACACCGATTCGGTCAGCCGTGAGGAACGTGTATCGGTGTCCAATTCCTATGTGCTTCAGGTGGAGACATTTGCAACGGCTGTGCTTGATGGAGCTGCCCTACCTTTCAGTCCGGAAAATACCATTCAAAACATGCGCGTTATTGATGCATGCCTGGAATCGGCTCGAACTCGTCAACGGGTGCAACTGATCGATTAG
- a CDS encoding helix-turn-helix transcriptional regulator translates to MAFMIAQRAFIKLYLITMVEQHRGYGYEMLEAIKQEFKDYGYVPPQSEVYRALHELVQQGVFYRTKKLKGNDPKVDFQEIVLYHFTDDGAEKAELYKKQVKTDLDRCLGMLHKAEEDNYGTKGR, encoded by the coding sequence GTGGCTTTTATGATTGCACAGCGGGCATTTATCAAGCTGTATCTGATTACGATGGTTGAACAGCACAGGGGGTATGGTTACGAGATGCTGGAGGCGATTAAGCAAGAATTCAAAGACTACGGTTATGTACCACCCCAGAGCGAGGTATATCGGGCACTGCATGAATTGGTACAGCAAGGTGTTTTTTATCGGACGAAGAAACTTAAAGGTAATGATCCAAAGGTGGATTTTCAGGAAATCGTTTTATATCATTTTACGGATGATGGTGCGGAAAAAGCTGAGTTATACAAGAAACAGGTCAAAACGGACCTGGATCGTTGTCTCGGCATGTTACACAAGGCAGAAGAGGACAATTACGGTACGAAAGGAAGATGA